One Chryseobacterium indoltheticum DNA segment encodes these proteins:
- a CDS encoding slipin family protein, with protein sequence MMVRNVQIKAYQIGLVFKNRNLIEILKEGNYWIFGSKSVEVYETKSQFKAGEDLNLLLKNESLASMLEVVEVKDGEMVLVYENGIFKEVLNVGQYAFWKDVLNREFQKIDLTKVEITEKISKTILENLKLKNFVRKFVVTNQYKGLLIIDGKLSKVLEAGTYYFWNNEISIEIKAVDTRMQQMEIAGQELLTKDKAMLRINFYVRFQVENIEKALMNNKEYDKQLYILMQLALREFVGALTLDELLVKKDSVGKEILENLGNKAEDLGLQASDAGIRDVILTGEMKEIMNQVLIAEKKAQANSIMRREETASTRSLLNTAKLMEENEVLWKLKEMEYMEKIADKIGDITVSGNSNIVSQLKEIFAK encoded by the coding sequence ATGATGGTAAGAAATGTACAAATTAAAGCATACCAAATTGGTTTGGTTTTTAAAAATCGAAACTTAATTGAAATCTTAAAAGAAGGAAATTATTGGATTTTCGGAAGTAAATCTGTGGAAGTCTATGAAACGAAATCTCAGTTTAAAGCAGGAGAAGATTTGAATCTTTTGCTTAAAAATGAAAGTCTGGCTTCAATGCTAGAAGTAGTTGAGGTAAAAGATGGCGAAATGGTTCTGGTCTATGAAAACGGTATTTTTAAAGAAGTATTGAATGTAGGGCAATACGCTTTCTGGAAAGATGTTTTGAATAGAGAATTTCAAAAAATAGATCTGACAAAAGTAGAAATCACAGAGAAAATTTCTAAAACAATTTTGGAAAATTTAAAGTTGAAAAACTTTGTAAGAAAATTTGTTGTGACCAATCAATATAAAGGACTTTTGATAATTGACGGAAAACTGTCAAAGGTTTTGGAAGCCGGAACTTACTACTTCTGGAATAACGAAATTTCTATCGAAATTAAAGCAGTTGATACAAGAATGCAGCAAATGGAAATTGCCGGTCAGGAATTGTTGACAAAGGATAAAGCGATGCTTCGTATCAATTTTTATGTGCGTTTTCAGGTGGAAAATATTGAGAAAGCATTGATGAATAACAAAGAATACGATAAGCAACTTTATATTTTGATGCAGTTGGCTTTGCGTGAATTCGTCGGAGCTTTAACGTTGGACGAATTGTTAGTGAAAAAAGATTCTGTAGGTAAAGAAATTCTGGAAAATCTTGGTAATAAAGCCGAAGATTTAGGTTTACAAGCTTCTGATGCCGGAATCCGTGACGTGATTTTAACAGGAGAAATGAAAGAAATCATGAATCAGGTTTTGATCGCTGAGAAAAAAGCTCAGGCAAACAGCATCATGCGTCGTGAGGAAACAGCTTCCACAAGAAGTTTACTGAACACCGCAAAATTAATGGAAGAAAACGAAGTGCTTTGGAAGCTTAAAGAAATGGAATATATGGAGAAAATCGCTGACAAAATTGGAGATATCACCGTTTCCGGAAACAGCAATATTGTTTCTCAGCTAAAAGAGATTTTTGCGAAATAA
- a CDS encoding 3'-5' exonuclease, which translates to MFLYDKVIVIDIEATCWEKGQIPENQKREIIEIGICKLNMSDGSIEDKRSYLIKPTQSQVSEYCTQLTGITSEKLEKEGISFKEACSNIKNRYNSLRRTYAGYGGFDKSIMESQCQEFDVKFPFSETYLDVKVLISLMNGEKPIGLLKELEARNIKFEGSAHSGADDAFNTAKLLYQVLKS; encoded by the coding sequence ATGTTTTTATACGACAAAGTAATCGTCATAGATATTGAAGCCACGTGTTGGGAAAAAGGACAAATCCCCGAAAATCAAAAAAGAGAAATCATTGAAATCGGAATTTGTAAACTCAATATGTCGGACGGAAGTATCGAAGATAAAAGAAGTTACTTGATAAAGCCGACACAATCGCAAGTAAGTGAATACTGTACACAACTTACGGGAATCACTTCTGAAAAATTAGAGAAAGAAGGAATTTCTTTTAAAGAAGCTTGTTCAAATATCAAAAACAGATACAATTCATTACGAAGAACATATGCTGGTTATGGCGGATTTGATAAATCGATTATGGAAAGTCAATGTCAAGAATTTGATGTTAAATTTCCTTTTAGTGAAACTTATCTTGATGTGAAAGTGCTGATAAGTTTGATGAACGGAGAAAAGCCAATCGGACTTTTGAAAGAACTTGAGGCAAGAAATATAAAATTTGAAGGGAGTGCGCATAGTGGAGCAGACGATGCTTTCAACACAGCGAAATTATTGTATCAAGTTTTAAAAAGTTAA
- a CDS encoding ribonuclease H-like YkuK family protein translates to METQQQTWQNMTGKIFQNSITQLVEEAIIREQANGHRLKVCVGSDSHVYGDAINYATAVVFIREGKGAFTFIRKEREIQNISITERMLNEVNKSVEIAYAICSILEIYDVEMEVHADINTDPDFKSNVALKDAMGYILGMGYIFKAKPYAFASSNCADMMV, encoded by the coding sequence ATGGAAACGCAACAACAAACATGGCAAAACATGACCGGAAAAATTTTCCAAAACTCTATCACACAGTTGGTAGAAGAAGCCATCATTCGCGAACAGGCAAATGGACATCGACTGAAAGTGTGTGTGGGTTCAGACTCCCACGTTTATGGTGATGCCATTAATTATGCTACGGCAGTTGTCTTTATTCGTGAGGGAAAAGGAGCGTTTACCTTTATCAGAAAAGAAAGAGAAATACAGAATATCAGTATCACAGAGCGAATGTTGAACGAAGTCAACAAATCCGTAGAAATTGCCTACGCCATTTGCTCTATTCTAGAAATTTATGATGTGGAAATGGAGGTACACGCAGATATTAACACCGATCCGGATTTTAAATCCAACGTCGCTCTGAAAGATGCAATGGGATATATTCTGGGGATGGGTTATATATTTAAAGCAAAACCGTACGCTTTCGCAAGTTCCAATTGTGCTGATATGATGGTGTAA
- a CDS encoding VOC family protein — protein MIKGLYETHVQVSNLESAIQFYTEVLGLEFAHKDENRPIAFLWIGKNKEAMLGLWEQKENLQTRHFAFSADKEDILNYSVEFLKNKNLKPYNFLKDGLDEPMVFAWMPALAIYFNDPDGNQLEFISILEGDGKPELGVLSYEEWLKEN, from the coding sequence ATGATTAAAGGATTATATGAAACTCATGTTCAGGTAAGCAATTTGGAAAGTGCTATTCAATTTTACACTGAAGTATTAGGATTGGAATTTGCTCATAAAGATGAAAACCGTCCCATTGCTTTTTTATGGATCGGAAAAAACAAAGAAGCGATGCTTGGTTTGTGGGAACAGAAAGAAAATTTACAAACGAGACATTTTGCTTTTTCTGCTGATAAAGAAGATATTCTAAATTATTCAGTCGAGTTTTTAAAAAATAAAAATTTAAAACCTTACAATTTCCTGAAAGACGGGCTTGATGAACCTATGGTTTTTGCATGGATGCCCGCTTTGGCGATTTATTTTAATGATCCTGATGGAAATCAACTGGAATTTATTTCAATTCTGGAAGGTGATGGAAAACCGGAATTGGGCGTACTTTCTTATGAGGAGTGGTTGAAAGAAAATTAA
- a CDS encoding DinB family protein, whose amino-acid sequence MDIFRLIQDIKTHLKLSFDEVDRWFEKNKETLNFQPSNGGWTVQQILEHIYLTNFYLLILIEKGKKKAMRNYLNLDLNIEIENYSFDKEKFDKVGEYGAFEWIRPEHMEPKGELSLDEMRSVISQQYHQCLNYLDLMRNGEGLLCKTTMTVNELGKINVSEYIYFLSLHAQRHITQMKNNELNK is encoded by the coding sequence ATGGATATTTTTAGATTAATTCAGGATATAAAAACCCATTTGAAACTCAGTTTTGATGAGGTTGACAGGTGGTTTGAGAAAAATAAAGAAACGTTGAATTTTCAACCTTCAAATGGAGGTTGGACGGTTCAGCAGATTTTAGAACATATTTATTTAACGAACTTTTATTTGTTGATTCTTATTGAAAAAGGTAAAAAAAAAGCAATGAGGAATTATCTTAATCTTGATTTAAATATTGAAATAGAAAATTACAGTTTCGATAAAGAAAAGTTTGATAAAGTAGGTGAATATGGTGCTTTTGAATGGATCAGACCAGAACATATGGAGCCAAAAGGAGAATTAAGTTTAGATGAAATGAGAAGTGTAATTTCTCAACAATATCATCAATGTTTAAACTATTTAGATTTAATGAGAAACGGGGAAGGTCTTCTTTGTAAAACGACAATGACAGTCAATGAATTAGGGAAAATAAATGTGTCTGAATATATCTATTTTCTTTCGCTTCATGCTCAAAGGCATATTACTCAGATGAAGAACAATGAACTAAATAAATAA